One segment of Colius striatus isolate bColStr4 chromosome 23, bColStr4.1.hap1, whole genome shotgun sequence DNA contains the following:
- the SLC37A4 gene encoding glucose-6-phosphate exchanger SLC37A4 isoform X2, whose product MAVGRYGRYRAVIFTAMFVGYTLYYFNRKTFSFVMPAVMAEVPLGKDELGLITSSQSAAYAISKFISGVLSDQMSARWLFSSGLLMVGLVNVVFSWSSTVTAFAGLWFLNGLAQGLGWPPCGKILRKWFEPSQFGTWWAILSTSMNLAGGLGPIVAAVMSLSYDWRVILSFSGFICVVVSFACLVLIKNEPSDVGLPNIEQGAKKGKKGSSSDNSTLTELLLSPYLWVLSTGYLVVFGVKTCCTDWGQLFLIQERGQSMLVGSSYMSALEIGGLVGSIAAGYLSDRAVARVGLSSYGNPRHTLLLSMMAGMCVSMFLFRVTVTGDSPKENHLWTVVFQPLADLTGLKEQELWILTLGAVFGFCSYGPIALFGVIANESAPGNLCGTSHAIVALMANVGGFLAGLPFSTIAKHYSWATAFWVAEITCTMSTVIFFLLRNICTKMGRVPKKAD is encoded by the exons ATGGCGGTTGGCCGGTACGGCCGTTACCGGGCCGTGATCTTCACGGCCATGTTCGTCGGGTACACGCTGTACTACTTCAACCGCAAAACCTTCTCGTTCGTCATGCCCGCCGTGATGGCCGAGGTGCCGCTGGGGAAGGACGAGCTGG GTCTCATCACCAGCAGCCAGTCCGCAGCCTACGCCATCAGCAAGTTCATCAGCGGCGTCCTCTCGGACCAGATGAGCGCCCGCTGGCTCTTCTCCTCCGGCCTCCTGATGGTGGGCTTGGTCAACGTGGTCTTCTCCTGGAGCTCCACCGTCACGGCCTTTGCCGGGCTCTGGTTCCTCAACGGACTGgcccaggggctgggctggccgCCCTGCGGGAAGATACTGCGAAAG TGGTTTGAGCCATCCCAGTTTGGGACCTGGTGGGCAATCCTGTCTACAAGCATGAACCTGGCCGGAGGCTTGGGCCCCATCGTCGCTGCTGTCATGTCTCTGAGCTATGACTGGCGTGTGATTCTGTCCTTCTCCGGCTTCATCTGCGTTGTCGTCTCTTTTGCTTGCCTTGTCCTGATTAAAAACGAGCCATCGGATGTCGGGCTGCCCAACATTGAACAAGGAGctaagaaggggaagaaag GTTCCTCCAGCGACAACAGCACTttgacagagctgctgctctcaccgTACCTCTGGGTGCTCTCTACAGGCTACCTGGTTGTTTTTGGAGTGAAAACGTGCTGTACCGACTGGGGACAGCTCTTCCTGATCCAGGAGAGGGGACAATCCATGCTTGTGG GTAGCTCCTACATGAGTGCCTTGGAGATTGGAGGTCTGGTGGGAAGCATTGCTGCTGGATACCTTTCTGACAGAGCAGTAGCAAGA GTGGGTCTATCGAGCTACGGGAACCCTCGGCACACGCTGCTGCTCTCCATGATGGCTGGGATGTGCGTGTCCATGTTCCTGTTCCGCGTGACAGTCACAGGCGATTCTCCCAAG gaaaATCACCTCTGGACTGTAGTCTTTCAACCTCTAGCTGATCTTACAGGCCTAAAAGAACAAGAG CTGTGGATCCTGACACTGGGAGCTGTGTTTGGGTTCTGCTCGTACGGGCCCATCGCCCTCTTCGGGGTGATCGCCAACGAGAGCGCTCCTGGCAACCTGTGCGGCACCTCCCACGCCATAGTGGCTCTCATGGCCAACG TTGGGGGTTTTCTGGCTGGACTGCCCTTCAGCACCATTGCCAAGCACTACAGCTGGGCCACGGCCTTCTGGGTAGCCGAAATCACCTGTACCATGAGCACAGTCATTTTCTTCTTACTCCGGAACATCTGCACCAAGATGGGACGGGTTCCCAAGAAGGCTGACTGA
- the SLC37A4 gene encoding glucose-6-phosphate exchanger SLC37A4 isoform X1: MAVGRYGRYRAVIFTAMFVGYTLYYFNRKTFSFVMPAVMAEVPLGKDELGLITSSQSAAYAISKFISGVLSDQMSARWLFSSGLLMVGLVNVVFSWSSTVTAFAGLWFLNGLAQGLGWPPCGKILRKWFEPSQFGTWWAILSTSMNLAGGLGPIVAAVMSLSYDWRVILSFSGFICVVVSFACLVLIKNEPSDVGLPNIEQGAKKGKKGSSSDNSTLTELLLSPYLWVLSTGYLVVFGVKTCCTDWGQLFLIQERGQSMLVGSSYMSALEIGGLVGSIAAGYLSDRAVARVGLSSYGNPRHTLLLSMMAGMCVSMFLFRVTVTGDSPKLWILTLGAVFGFCSYGPIALFGVIANESAPGNLCGTSHAIVALMANVGGFLAGLPFSTIAKHYSWATAFWVAEITCTMSTVIFFLLRNICTKMGRVPKKAD, translated from the exons ATGGCGGTTGGCCGGTACGGCCGTTACCGGGCCGTGATCTTCACGGCCATGTTCGTCGGGTACACGCTGTACTACTTCAACCGCAAAACCTTCTCGTTCGTCATGCCCGCCGTGATGGCCGAGGTGCCGCTGGGGAAGGACGAGCTGG GTCTCATCACCAGCAGCCAGTCCGCAGCCTACGCCATCAGCAAGTTCATCAGCGGCGTCCTCTCGGACCAGATGAGCGCCCGCTGGCTCTTCTCCTCCGGCCTCCTGATGGTGGGCTTGGTCAACGTGGTCTTCTCCTGGAGCTCCACCGTCACGGCCTTTGCCGGGCTCTGGTTCCTCAACGGACTGgcccaggggctgggctggccgCCCTGCGGGAAGATACTGCGAAAG TGGTTTGAGCCATCCCAGTTTGGGACCTGGTGGGCAATCCTGTCTACAAGCATGAACCTGGCCGGAGGCTTGGGCCCCATCGTCGCTGCTGTCATGTCTCTGAGCTATGACTGGCGTGTGATTCTGTCCTTCTCCGGCTTCATCTGCGTTGTCGTCTCTTTTGCTTGCCTTGTCCTGATTAAAAACGAGCCATCGGATGTCGGGCTGCCCAACATTGAACAAGGAGctaagaaggggaagaaag GTTCCTCCAGCGACAACAGCACTttgacagagctgctgctctcaccgTACCTCTGGGTGCTCTCTACAGGCTACCTGGTTGTTTTTGGAGTGAAAACGTGCTGTACCGACTGGGGACAGCTCTTCCTGATCCAGGAGAGGGGACAATCCATGCTTGTGG GTAGCTCCTACATGAGTGCCTTGGAGATTGGAGGTCTGGTGGGAAGCATTGCTGCTGGATACCTTTCTGACAGAGCAGTAGCAAGA GTGGGTCTATCGAGCTACGGGAACCCTCGGCACACGCTGCTGCTCTCCATGATGGCTGGGATGTGCGTGTCCATGTTCCTGTTCCGCGTGACAGTCACAGGCGATTCTCCCAAG CTGTGGATCCTGACACTGGGAGCTGTGTTTGGGTTCTGCTCGTACGGGCCCATCGCCCTCTTCGGGGTGATCGCCAACGAGAGCGCTCCTGGCAACCTGTGCGGCACCTCCCACGCCATAGTGGCTCTCATGGCCAACG TTGGGGGTTTTCTGGCTGGACTGCCCTTCAGCACCATTGCCAAGCACTACAGCTGGGCCACGGCCTTCTGGGTAGCCGAAATCACCTGTACCATGAGCACAGTCATTTTCTTCTTACTCCGGAACATCTGCACCAAGATGGGACGGGTTCCCAAGAAGGCTGACTGA